A DNA window from Vigna unguiculata cultivar IT97K-499-35 chromosome 10, ASM411807v1, whole genome shotgun sequence contains the following coding sequences:
- the LOC114167140 gene encoding LOW QUALITY PROTEIN: glycylpeptide N-tetradecanoyltransferase 1-like (The sequence of the model RefSeq protein was modified relative to this genomic sequence to represent the inferred CDS: inserted 1 base in 1 codon) yields MVDSNPSSGSPEETQNPNPDGNAPAESDLALDNLVQKVQESLSLXKKHKFWETQPVGQFKDIGDSSLPEGPIELPTPLSEVKQEPYNLPDQYEWITCDINSEDVCEEVYNLLAHNYVEDDENMFRFKYSKEFLRWALQPPGYFRSWHIGVRVKSTKKMVAFITGVPARIRVRDEVVHMAEINFLCVHKKLRTKRLAPVMIKEVTRRVHLENMWQAAYTAGVILPTPIATCQYWHRSLNPKKLIDVGFSRLGARMTMSRTIKLYKLPESTVTPGFRKMEIHDVPAVTRLIRTYLSRFVVAPDFDENDVEHWLLPKDDVIDSFLVESPETHEVTDFCSFYTLPSTILGHPSYSLLKAAYSFYNISTVTPLLQLMNDALIVAKQKDYDVFNALDVMQNETFLRELKFGPGDGKLHYYLYNYRIRHALKPSELGLVLL; encoded by the exons ATGGTTGACAGCAATCCTTCCTCTGGGTCACCAGAAGAAACACAAAATCCAAACCCGGATGGGAATGCACCTGCTGAAAGTGATCTTGCATTGGATAATTTAGTACAAAAGGTTCAAGAATCTCTCTCCC gaaaaaaacataaattttgggAAACCCAACCCGTTGGGCAGTTCAAGGATATAGGAGACTCCAGTTTGCCAGAAGGCCCTATTGAACTTCCGACCCCTTTATCTGAGGTCAAACAAGAACCTTACAACCTTCCTGACCAATATGAATGGATTACTTGTGACATCAACTCCGAGGACGTGTGTGAGGAAGTATACAACCTTCTTGCTCATAATTATGTTGAGGATGATGAGAACATGTTTCGATTTAAGTACTCAAAGGAATTTCTGCGCTGGGCTCTGCAACCTCCTGGATATTTTAGGAGTTGGCATATTGGTGTTCGAGTTAAAAGTACCAAGAAGATGGTTGCTTTCATAACAGGTGTTCCTGCTAGAATCCGAGTTCGTGATGAGGTTGTTCATATGGCAGAGATCAATTTCCTGTGTGTCCATAAGAAACTTAGAACAAAGAGGCTTGCTCCTGTCATGATCAAAGAGGTGACTAGGAGGGTGCACCTGGAAAATATGTGGCAGGCAGCTTACACTGCTGGAGTGATTCTTCCTACACCAATAGCAACTTGTCAATACTGGCACAGATCTTTGAATCCCAAGAAGCTAATTGATGTTGGTTTCTCTCGGCTTGGTGCACGAATGACAATGAGTCGAACCATCAAGCTTTACAAGCTGCCAGAATCAACAGTCACCCCAGGGTTTAGAAAAATGGAAATTCATGATGTTCCTGCAGTTACAAGGCtaattaggacttatttaagCCGTTTTGTTGTTGCACCCGattttgatgaaaatgatgtgGAGCATTGGCTTCTGCCAAAGGACGATGTTATTGATAGTTTTCTGGTTGAAAGTCCTGAAACTCATGAGGTCACTGACTTCTGTAGTTTTTACACACTTCCTTCTACTATCCTTGGCCACCCTAGTTATTCACTTCTGAAAGCAGCCTATTCATTCTATAATATTTCCACTGTCACTCCTTTGCTTCAGCTGATGAATGATGCTCTCATTGTCGCAAAACAGAAGGATTATGATGTTTTCAATGCATTGGATGTCATGCAGAATGAGACCTTCTTGAGGGAACTCAAGTTTGGACCAGGTGATGGAAAACTTCATTATTATCTTTACAACTACCGAATAAGGCATGCATTGAAGCCGTCAGAGCTTGGGCTTGTGCTTCTGtag
- the LOC114166901 gene encoding eukaryotic initiation factor 4A-10 → MAGLAPEGTQFDGRQYDAKMTELLSTDGQEFFTSYDEVYDSFDAMGLQENLLRGIYAYGFERPSAIQQRGIVPFCKGLDVIQQAQSGTGKTATFCSGILQQLDYGLVQCQALVLAPTRELAQQIEKVMRALGDYLGVKVHACVGGTSVREDQRILQAGVHTVVGTPGRVFDMLRRQSLRPDYIKMFVLDEADEMLSRGFKDQIYDIFQLLPSKIQVGVFSATMPPEALEITRKFMNKPVRILVKRDELTLEGIKQFYVNVDKEEWKLETLCDLYETLAITQSVIFVNTRRKVDWLTDKMRSNDHTVSATHGDMDQNTRDIIMREFRSGSSRVLITTDLLARGIDVQQVSLVINYDLPTQPENYLHRIGRSGRFGRKGVAINFVTADDSRMLSDIQKFYNVTVEELPSNVADLL, encoded by the exons ATGGCAGGTTTGGCTCCAGAAGGAACACAATTTGATGGTCGCCAATATGATGCTAAGATGACTGAATT GCTGTCCACTGATGGGCAAGAATTCTTTACCTCTTATGATGAAGTCTACGACAGCTTTGATGCAATGGGATTACAAGAAAATCTTCTGCGAGGCATATATGCTTATG GTTTTGAGAGGCCTTCTGCAATCCAGCAAAGAGGAATTGTTCCTTTCTGCAAGGGTCTGGATGTGATTCAACAGGCTCAATCTGGAACAGGAAAGACAGCAACATTCTGTTCTGGAATTTTGCAGCAGCTTGATTATGGATTGGTTCAGTGCCAGGCTTTGGTTTTGGCACCAACAAGGGAGCTAGCACAGCAGATTGAGAAAGTTATGCGAGCTCTTGGTGATTACCTTGGTGTTAAGGTTCATGCATGTGTTGGTGGAACTAGTGTCCGTGAGGATCAGCGCATTCTCCAAGCTGGTGTCCACACTGTTGTTGGCACTCCTGGCCGTGTGTTTGACATGCTGCGGAGGCAGTCTCTCCGCCCAGATTACATAAAGATGTTTGTTTTGGATGAGGCTGATGAAATGCTTTCACGAGGTTTCAAGGATCAG ATCTATGACATCTTCCAGCTGCTGCCATCCAAAATTCAGGTTGGGGTTTTCTCTGCTACAATGCCACCAGAAGCCCTTGAGATTACAAGGAAGTTCATGAATAAGCCAGTGAGAATCTTGGTAAAGCGCGATGAACTGACCCTGGAGGGTATCAAACAGTTTTATGTCAATGTTGACAAGGAAGAGTGGAAGCTAGAGACACTATGCGACCTTTATGAGACTCTGGCTATCACCCAGAGTGTCATTTTTGTGAATACCAGGCGCAAGGTCGACTGGCTCACTGATAAGATGCGAAGCAATGACCACACAGTCTCTGCCACCCATGGTGACATGGACCAAAACACACGTGACATCATCATGCGTGAATTCCGGTCCGGCTCGTCTCGAGTTCTCATTACCACCGACCTTCTGGCCCGTGGCATTGATGTGCAACAAGTGTCCCTGGTCATAAACTATGATCTGCCAACCCAGCCTGAAAACTATCTCCACCGCATAGGCCGTAGTGGCCGGTTTGGAAGAAAAGGAGTTGCTATAAACTTTGTCACAGCTGATGATTCCAGAATGCTGTCTGATATTCAGAAGTTCTACAATGTGACTGTAGAGGAGCTGCCATCAAATGTTGCTGATTTGCTCTGA
- the LOC114166902 gene encoding uncharacterized protein LOC114166902, with translation MEFRSKSCRSESLQIENYNGGRVAPTGMQDLRSYSYSASYGGSAYPCKIGKEKEVKVDKGKNTANKVSKSWSFNDPELQRKKRVAGYKIYSVEGKMKGSLRKSLRWIKNTYTQAVHGWW, from the coding sequence ATGGAATTCAGATCCAAATCATGCAGAAGTGAGAGTCTGCAGATTGAAAACTACAATGGAGGAAGGGTGGCTCCAACAGGTATGCAGGATCTGAGGTCTTACAGTTACAGTGCAAGTTATGGGGGTTCTGCATATCCATGCAAGATAGGTAAGGAGAAGGAAGTGAAGGTGGATAAAGGGAAAAACACAGCTAACAAAGTATCAAAAAGTTGGAGCTTCAATGACCCTGAGTTgcagaggaagaagagagtGGCTGGCTATAAAATATATTCTGTGGAAGGAAAAATGAAAGGCTCACTGAGGAAGAGTCTAAGGTGGATCAAGAACACATATACACAAGctgttcatggatggtggtga
- the LOC114166900 gene encoding casein kinase 1-like protein 2 yields METRVGNKFRLGRKIGSGSFGEIYLGTNFQTNEEVAIKLESVKTKHPQLLYESKLYKILQGGNGIPNVKWYGVEGEYNVLVMDLLGPSLEDLFNFCSRKLSLKTVLMLADQMINRVEFVHSKSFLHRDIKPDNFLMGLGRRANQVYIIDFGLAKKYRDTSTHQHIPYRENKNLTGTARYASMNTHLGIEQSRRDDLESLGYVLMYFLRGSLPWQGLKAGTKKQKYEKISEKKVSTSIESLCRGYPSEFASYFHYCRSLRFDDKPDYAYLKRLLRDLFIREGFQFDYVFDWTILKYQQSQSATAPARAIGPAAGPSSGVPPLAANTDGQGGEDGRHNNWSSSDPTRRRNPVPFANDGVLSRQKGPAIYDSTQPKDVMLSSSNFFRPSGSARRGAVSGSRESRDVVVGSETEASRPLPLDSSQGVLRKMSVPGAQRSSAITSSEHNRTSSGRNTSNIKNLETTLRGIESLHFNEERVHY; encoded by the exons ATGGAAACTCGAGTTGGGAACAAGTTCCGTCTCGGTCGGAAAATTGGCAGCGGATCCTTCGGGGAGATCTATCTCG GAACTAATTTTCAGACGAATGAAGAAGTTGCGATTAAGCTT GAAAGTGTGAAAACCAAGCACCCTCAACTGTTGTATGAATCGAAGCTGTATAAAATTCTGCAAGGAGGAA ATGGGATTCCAAATGTGAAATGGTACGGTGTTGAAGGAGAGTACAATGTGCTCGTGATGGATTTACTTGGCCCGAGTCTTGAGGATTTGTTCAACTTCTGTAGTCGGAAATTGTCTCTCAAAACTGTTCTTATGCTTGCTGATCAGATG ATAAATCGAGTTGAATTTGTTCATTCCAAATCATTTTTACATCGTGACATCAAGCCAGACAACTTCCTTATGGGTTTAGGGAGGCGTGCAAATCAA GTGTATATCATTGACTTTGGCCTTGCTAAGAAATATAGAGACACCTCTACACATCAGCATATCCCATACAG AGAGAACAAAAATTTGACAGGAACTGCTAGGTATGCTAGTATGAATACTCATCTGGGAATTG aGCAAAGCCGCAGGGATGATTTAGAGTCACTTGGATATGTTCTTATGTACTTTTTAAGAGGAAG TCTGCCTTGGCAGGGATTGAAAGCTGGTACTAAGAAGCAGAAGTACGAGAAGATTAGTGAGAAGAAAGTTTCTACTTCTATTGAG TCTCTCTGTCGTGGCTATCCCTCAGAATTTGCTTCATACTTCCATTACTGCCGGTCACTGAGGTTTGATGACAAACCAGACTATGCTTATTTGAAAAGACTTCTGCGTGACCTTTTCATTCGTGAAG GTTTCCAGTTTGATTATGTCTTTGATTGGACCATTTTGAAATATCAGCAATCTCAAAGTGCCACTGCCCCTGCCCGTGCCATT GGTCCTGCTGCTGGACCAAGTTCAGGCGTGCCACCACTAGCTGCAAATACTGATGGACAgg GTGGAGAGGATGGTAGGCACAATAATTGGTCTTCATCAGATCCTACTCGTAGGAGAAACCCTGTACCTTTTGCTAATGATGGCGTGTTATCGAGACAAAAGGGTCCAGCTATATATGACTCAACTCAACCTAAAGATGTTATG TTGTCAAGCTCTAATTTTTTCCGGCCAAGTGGATCAGCAAGGCGAGGTGCTGTCTCAGGCAGCCGAGAATCCCGTGATGTAGTTGTTGGCAGTGAGACTGAGGCTTCTCGTCCTCTGCCTCTGGATTCAAGTCAGGGAGTACTTCGTAAAATGTCTGTTCCTGGTGCTCAGAGAAGTTCAGCAATCACGTCTTCTGAGCACAACCGTACATCCTCTGGCAGAAACACATCGAATATAAAGAATTTGGAGACAACTCTTAGGGGTATTGAGAGCCTACATTTCAATGAAGAGAGGGTACATTATTAG